The following are encoded together in the Capsulimonas corticalis genome:
- a CDS encoding NUDIX domain-containing protein: MSQDLTEKVTSTKRIYDGKIINLRVDSVLLPNGNMSQREIVEHKGAIAVVPMLDRDTVILVRQFRSATGGTLLEIPAGSLNEDEEIDVCAHRELAEEINFKAGHLDKLFSMYVAPGYSTEMIHVYIAYGLEPTAGETDEDEFLDIVKIPFAEALHKIHTGEIQDAKSISGLLQVERLLPNLEF, from the coding sequence ATGTCACAAGACCTGACCGAGAAGGTTACAAGCACTAAGCGTATTTATGACGGCAAGATCATCAACTTGCGCGTCGACTCCGTTTTGCTGCCTAACGGCAATATGAGCCAGCGTGAGATTGTCGAGCACAAGGGCGCGATCGCCGTCGTGCCGATGCTGGATCGGGACACCGTGATCCTGGTTCGGCAGTTTCGCAGCGCGACCGGGGGAACCCTTCTGGAGATCCCGGCGGGGTCGCTCAACGAAGATGAAGAGATCGATGTCTGCGCGCACCGGGAGCTTGCGGAGGAGATCAACTTCAAGGCGGGCCATCTGGACAAGCTCTTTTCGATGTATGTGGCGCCGGGATACTCTACGGAGATGATCCACGTCTACATCGCATACGGTTTGGAGCCGACGGCGGGAGAAACGGATGAGGACGAGTTTTTGGATATCGTCAAGATCCCGTTCGCCGAGGCGTTGCACAAGATCCATACCGGCGAAATTCAGGACGCCAAAAGCATCAGCGGATTGCTGCAAGTAGAGCGTCTGCTTCCGAATCTGGAATTTTAG
- a CDS encoding sugar phosphate isomerase/epimerase family protein yields the protein MKLGISMWSYVAAWKTGNFDIPAFIHECKRLGVDGVELLDFFWKDRAAETPAVTEALRETGLIVGVYSVSNEFVNPDEAARLAQVEVIKRGVDSALEFGAKTVRVFAGNQKEGVDFALALGWIIDGLSAAAEYAYANGVTLALENHGKLAGRADQVETILKAVASPALKANPDTGNFLLVHEAPHDAVEKLATRAGMVHFKDFHLVPDSYEGFAYTSLEGLKFVGKPLGEGDVDLADCIVSLKQAGFDGWVNIEYDAEIDPLEGVARSVQFANGLMGR from the coding sequence GTGAAGTTAGGGATCAGTATGTGGAGTTATGTTGCCGCGTGGAAAACCGGCAACTTCGATATTCCGGCGTTTATCCATGAATGCAAGCGTCTGGGCGTGGACGGCGTCGAGCTGCTCGACTTCTTCTGGAAGGACCGCGCGGCGGAGACGCCCGCTGTCACAGAGGCGCTGCGTGAAACGGGACTTATCGTGGGCGTTTACTCCGTCTCCAATGAGTTCGTGAACCCGGACGAAGCGGCGCGTTTGGCCCAGGTTGAAGTGATCAAGCGCGGCGTCGACTCGGCTCTGGAATTCGGCGCCAAAACGGTGCGAGTCTTTGCGGGAAATCAAAAAGAAGGCGTTGATTTCGCGCTGGCGCTTGGCTGGATCATCGACGGTTTGAGCGCCGCCGCCGAATACGCTTACGCGAACGGCGTGACGCTTGCGCTGGAGAATCACGGCAAGCTGGCGGGGCGCGCCGATCAAGTCGAGACGATCTTGAAGGCGGTCGCAAGCCCCGCGCTGAAGGCGAACCCGGATACGGGAAACTTCCTGCTGGTGCATGAAGCGCCGCACGACGCCGTCGAGAAATTGGCGACACGGGCCGGGATGGTTCACTTTAAAGATTTTCACCTTGTACCCGACAGCTATGAGGGATTTGCGTATACTTCCTTGGAAGGCCTCAAGTTTGTCGGCAAGCCGCTCGGTGAGGGAGATGTCGATTTGGCCGACTGCATTGTCTCGCTGAAGCAGGCGGGCTTTGACGGTTGGGTCAACATCGAATATGACGCCGAGATCGATCCGCTGGAAGGCGTGGCGCGCTCGGTGCAATTTGCAAATGGCCTGATGGGCCGGTAG
- a CDS encoding isocitrate/isopropylmalate family dehydrogenase, producing the protein MAEHTIVVLDGDQTGQELLLEGLRVLEPSVIRMDLAFEHYDLTLENRRATKNQVVHDAAAAMKKYGFGIKAATITPDIAGDVGSPNAILREEIDGTVIVRTGRRLPGVMTVGGVSAPMSVVRMAVDDAYGAKEWREGTGYDEIAYRTEHINRGTCRMVAEFAFRHAQKMNAKVFGGPKYTVSPVYEGMFKEEMDAASKKFGSVRYEPQLIDATYALLLARASEPLVIPALNRDGDCLSDLVLAFYGSIAGSESILLSFDENFEPKVVMSEAPHGTAPALQGKNIANPLAMILAGASLLSFLKSPAATRASRAVYEAAFEAINDGVRTADLLGHATTTEFTDNVIHRVRNKVEVWEAMGQS; encoded by the coding sequence ATGGCGGAACACACGATTGTTGTCCTGGACGGTGACCAAACCGGCCAGGAGCTGTTACTGGAGGGCCTGCGTGTCCTCGAACCTTCCGTGATCCGCATGGATCTCGCATTTGAGCACTACGATTTGACGCTGGAGAATCGGCGCGCGACCAAAAATCAGGTCGTGCACGATGCGGCGGCGGCGATGAAGAAGTATGGCTTCGGCATCAAGGCGGCGACGATCACTCCGGATATCGCCGGCGATGTCGGTTCGCCGAATGCGATTTTGCGCGAAGAGATCGATGGCACGGTCATCGTCCGCACCGGCCGGCGTCTGCCGGGCGTCATGACCGTCGGCGGCGTCTCCGCCCCGATGTCCGTGGTGCGCATGGCCGTGGACGACGCCTACGGCGCGAAGGAGTGGCGCGAGGGGACCGGGTACGACGAGATCGCCTACCGCACCGAACACATCAACCGCGGCACCTGCCGAATGGTGGCCGAGTTCGCGTTCCGGCACGCGCAAAAGATGAATGCTAAGGTCTTCGGCGGCCCGAAATACACGGTGTCTCCTGTGTACGAAGGGATGTTCAAGGAAGAGATGGACGCCGCGTCGAAGAAATTCGGCTCCGTCCGCTACGAGCCGCAGCTCATCGACGCCACCTATGCGCTGCTGCTTGCCCGCGCCTCCGAGCCGCTTGTCATCCCCGCGCTTAATCGCGACGGCGACTGTCTGAGCGACCTGGTGCTGGCGTTCTACGGCTCTATCGCCGGCTCCGAATCGATCCTGCTGTCGTTTGACGAGAACTTTGAACCTAAGGTCGTCATGTCCGAGGCGCCCCATGGCACCGCGCCGGCTCTGCAAGGCAAGAACATCGCGAACCCGCTGGCGATGATCCTCGCGGGCGCATCGCTCCTGTCCTTCCTGAAGAGCCCGGCCGCCACCCGCGCATCCCGCGCGGTCTACGAAGCGGCGTTTGAGGCGATCAACGACGGCGTTCGCACCGCGGATCTGCTCGGCCACGCCACGACCACGGAATTCACGGACAACGTGATCCATCGGGTACGGAACAAGGTTGAAGTTTGGGAGGCGATGGGGCAGAGCTAA
- a CDS encoding cysteine desulfurase family protein — MQSRIYLDHAATTPIRPEVKAAMEPFLGRDGFGNPSSLHSEGQRAKRALDEARAVVAESIGAQFSEINFNSGGTEADNAALFGVTLANRRRGEHFVTTQIEHEAVLHTARFLETIGFEATYLAPDAQGLVTASQVLEAIRTTTTLVSVMHANNEIGTVQPIAEIGGALRGHNTYFHSDAVQTYGVYPLNVHELGVDLLTVSAHKIYGPKGVGALYVRDGIPIEPLLHGGGQERERRAGTENVAAIAGFGEAVRLMLIERETTAKQMERQRDLLIGMIRERIPGAALNGHQAQRLPGNVHFSFPDIDAESLLVSLDLTGVAASSGSACTAGSIEPSHVLTAIGAASEARGAALRLTLGRETTDEEIRETVEILTRLITRLTRV; from the coding sequence ATGCAGTCTCGAATTTATCTCGATCACGCCGCCACAACCCCCATTCGCCCGGAAGTGAAAGCAGCCATGGAGCCCTTTCTGGGGCGCGACGGATTCGGCAATCCCAGCAGCCTGCATTCGGAAGGCCAGCGGGCGAAACGGGCGCTCGATGAAGCCCGCGCGGTTGTCGCGGAGTCTATCGGCGCACAGTTTTCTGAGATAAACTTTAACAGTGGCGGAACGGAGGCCGATAACGCCGCGCTGTTCGGTGTAACACTGGCGAATCGGCGGCGGGGCGAGCATTTTGTCACCACTCAGATCGAACATGAGGCGGTGCTGCACACGGCGCGGTTCTTAGAAACGATCGGTTTCGAAGCGACATATCTCGCCCCAGACGCCCAGGGATTGGTCACCGCAAGCCAGGTCTTAGAAGCGATCAGAACGACGACCACGCTTGTCTCCGTCATGCACGCAAACAATGAGATCGGTACGGTGCAGCCGATCGCGGAGATCGGCGGCGCGCTGCGCGGCCACAACACGTACTTCCACTCCGACGCCGTCCAGACGTACGGCGTCTACCCGCTCAATGTCCACGAACTTGGCGTTGACCTGCTCACCGTCTCCGCCCATAAGATTTATGGCCCCAAGGGCGTCGGCGCGCTGTACGTCCGAGATGGGATCCCCATCGAGCCCCTCCTCCATGGCGGCGGCCAGGAGCGGGAGCGACGGGCGGGAACCGAAAATGTCGCGGCGATTGCCGGTTTCGGAGAAGCCGTGCGTCTGATGCTCATCGAGCGCGAGACGACGGCGAAGCAAATGGAGCGTCAGCGTGATCTGCTGATCGGAATGATCCGTGAGCGCATTCCTGGCGCAGCGCTCAACGGGCATCAGGCCCAGCGCCTTCCAGGAAATGTCCATTTCTCATTCCCCGACATCGACGCCGAATCCCTTCTTGTCAGTCTGGACCTCACAGGCGTCGCGGCGTCGTCGGGATCGGCCTGCACGGCGGGAAGCATTGAGCCCAGCCACGTCCTGACAGCGATTGGCGCGGCCTCGGAAGCGCGCGGCGCGGCGCTTCGCCTGACGCTGGGACGAGAAACAACTGACGAGGAGATACGGGAAACGGTGGAGATCCTGACGCGCTTAATCACCCGCCTGACGCGGGTGTGA
- a CDS encoding glycosyl hydrolase has product MMPRSRNWVLIGCALSALAGMPAVESYAATAPANTGDALAREFASPPASARPWVYWFWLNGNITREGITADLEAMKRVGIGGVLIMEVDQGAPAGPMTFAGPEWRKLFTFAASEAQRLGLEINMNNDAGWCGSGGPWITPELSMQKLVWTETAVHGGDSVSIELAAPESVQGFYKDIAVLAFPTPKAGFTIPDIRGKASFDRQEFDAAPASYPIVPSEQTIPKAGVIDLTSKFLGGKLAWTSPAGEWTVLRIGHTSTGVENHPAPAGGLGLESDKLSVAATDAAFDGLIGKLISDTGTLAGKSFISTHIDSWEVGSNNWSPQFREDFQRLRGYDPLPYLPIVTGRVLESEEVSERFLWDLRRTVADLVSANYAGRMRDRAHAKGLRLSMEAYDGAPTDDIQYAENADEPMSEFWWPVSNNACLFSTAEMASSAHVTGKPIVGAESFTAGDEERWRTAPGDIKFRGDWAFCHGVNRFVFHRYAMQPWAGTDPNATGSEPLLRAPGMTMGPWGQHYERTETWWSQSKPWHEYLSRCQSMLRMGHYAADICYLQPEGAPRRYSPPQGTGKYASDGCSADIVLNRMSVKNGRIVLPDGMNYRVLALPDSQTMTPALLKKIAELVKAGATVVGSRPRKSPSLTGYPVCDGEVATLAASLWGSAESTVPGRRSVGKGRVVWGQTAEEYLDASGIPADFAASPGVKADVEYIHRTLPNGIEAYFVANLSPMTLNGTYSFRVTGKRPEIWSPETGKTELAAIYTDHNGVTTLPLHFDASESRFIVFRPASKKTDPIVSITRDGTPITSSPSDVNHLKVFSATYGPPGDAARTRDVRAKVQTLLDSGARVFQVADLANGDDPAFGVVKTVTIQYTDGKATLTAMGQDPDTIQLSVDADFPQSRIADLHADADGKLTLEAWAPGRYVATTASGKTLIAKIPPAAEPISLGGPWQARFPAKSGGTPLSAPIRSDDKTVEFDALQSWSLSSDNAVKYFSGTAAYTKNFTVPASLIDPTTPVMLDLGKVKAITQVFINGQDLGILWKAPYRIDVTSALKVGDNEITVKVTNLWINRMIGDEQLPEDSSRNGDGTLKEYPAWLAANQPSPTGRQTFTTWRLWGKDSPLQESGLIGPVTLYPTRTAELR; this is encoded by the coding sequence ATGATGCCGCGAAGCAGAAATTGGGTTCTCATCGGGTGCGCCCTGTCGGCGCTGGCCGGGATGCCCGCCGTCGAATCGTACGCCGCGACGGCGCCGGCGAATACTGGGGATGCGCTGGCGCGCGAGTTTGCCTCGCCGCCGGCGAGCGCGCGGCCGTGGGTTTATTGGTTCTGGCTGAACGGGAACATCACCCGGGAAGGAATCACGGCGGATCTGGAGGCGATGAAGCGTGTCGGCATCGGCGGAGTGCTGATCATGGAGGTGGACCAGGGCGCGCCCGCCGGCCCGATGACCTTCGCCGGTCCCGAGTGGCGCAAACTGTTCACGTTCGCCGCGTCCGAGGCGCAGCGTCTCGGGCTGGAGATCAACATGAACAATGACGCCGGCTGGTGCGGCAGCGGCGGCCCGTGGATCACTCCTGAGTTGTCAATGCAGAAGCTGGTGTGGACGGAAACGGCGGTACACGGCGGCGATTCCGTCAGTATCGAACTGGCCGCGCCGGAATCCGTGCAGGGCTTCTACAAAGACATTGCCGTGCTCGCGTTTCCCACACCCAAAGCGGGGTTCACGATCCCTGATATCCGGGGCAAGGCGTCGTTCGACCGGCAGGAGTTCGACGCCGCGCCGGCCTCCTACCCGATCGTTCCATCCGAGCAGACAATCCCTAAAGCCGGCGTGATCGATTTGACGTCCAAATTCCTCGGCGGCAAATTGGCGTGGACGTCGCCGGCCGGCGAGTGGACCGTGCTGCGAATCGGCCACACCAGCACCGGCGTGGAGAACCACCCCGCCCCTGCGGGCGGTCTGGGACTGGAATCCGACAAGCTGAGCGTGGCGGCGACCGACGCCGCATTCGATGGCTTGATCGGCAAGCTTATCAGCGATACGGGAACGCTTGCGGGCAAATCGTTCATCTCGACGCATATCGACAGCTGGGAGGTCGGCTCCAACAACTGGTCGCCTCAGTTCCGCGAGGACTTCCAGCGTCTGCGCGGATACGATCCGCTGCCCTATCTTCCCATCGTCACGGGCCGTGTACTGGAGAGCGAGGAAGTCTCGGAAAGATTTTTATGGGATCTGCGGCGCACGGTGGCGGACCTGGTTTCCGCGAACTATGCCGGACGGATGCGGGACCGCGCGCACGCCAAGGGCTTGCGGCTATCCATGGAGGCGTACGACGGCGCGCCGACCGACGATATCCAGTACGCGGAGAACGCCGACGAGCCGATGTCCGAGTTTTGGTGGCCGGTCTCGAACAACGCCTGCCTCTTCAGCACGGCGGAAATGGCGTCCTCCGCGCACGTCACCGGCAAGCCGATCGTCGGCGCCGAATCGTTCACCGCCGGCGACGAAGAGCGATGGCGAACCGCGCCCGGCGATATCAAGTTCCGAGGCGACTGGGCCTTCTGTCACGGCGTCAATCGCTTTGTCTTCCACCGCTACGCCATGCAGCCGTGGGCCGGAACGGACCCGAACGCCACGGGGAGCGAGCCTCTCCTGCGCGCCCCCGGCATGACCATGGGACCCTGGGGGCAGCACTACGAGCGCACGGAGACGTGGTGGAGCCAGTCCAAGCCATGGCATGAGTATCTCAGCCGCTGCCAATCGATGCTGCGCATGGGCCATTACGCCGCCGATATCTGCTACCTTCAGCCCGAAGGCGCGCCCCGGCGCTATTCTCCGCCGCAGGGAACCGGAAAGTACGCCTCCGACGGCTGCTCCGCCGACATCGTTCTCAATCGGATGTCCGTCAAAAACGGACGGATTGTGCTGCCCGATGGCATGAACTATCGGGTGCTCGCCCTGCCCGACTCACAGACAATGACGCCGGCGCTGCTCAAGAAGATCGCGGAGTTGGTGAAGGCAGGCGCCACGGTAGTCGGGTCACGACCGCGCAAATCCCCCAGCCTGACGGGATACCCGGTCTGCGACGGCGAAGTGGCGACGCTCGCGGCAAGCCTCTGGGGCAGCGCCGAAAGCACGGTCCCTGGACGACGTTCGGTCGGCAAGGGGCGCGTCGTCTGGGGTCAGACAGCAGAAGAGTACCTGGATGCGAGTGGTATTCCGGCAGACTTCGCGGCAAGCCCGGGCGTGAAGGCGGATGTCGAGTACATCCATCGAACGCTCCCCAACGGGATCGAGGCTTACTTCGTCGCCAATCTCAGTCCCATGACGCTGAACGGAACGTATTCCTTCCGTGTCACCGGCAAGCGCCCGGAGATCTGGTCGCCGGAGACGGGCAAAACCGAACTCGCCGCCATATACACGGATCACAACGGCGTCACGACACTGCCGCTGCACTTCGACGCCTCGGAATCGCGGTTCATCGTGTTCCGCCCTGCATCGAAAAAGACAGATCCCATCGTCTCCATCACGCGCGACGGAACTCCGATCACCTCCAGCCCGAGCGATGTGAACCATCTTAAGGTGTTCTCGGCCACCTATGGCCCTCCGGGGGACGCCGCGCGGACCCGCGATGTCCGCGCCAAAGTGCAGACGCTCCTGGACAGCGGCGCGCGCGTCTTTCAGGTTGCGGACCTCGCAAATGGCGACGATCCCGCGTTCGGCGTCGTCAAGACCGTGACGATCCAGTACACCGACGGCAAGGCGACACTGACCGCCATGGGGCAGGACCCGGACACAATTCAGCTTAGCGTGGACGCCGACTTCCCTCAGAGCCGCATTGCCGACCTCCACGCCGACGCCGACGGAAAGCTGACGCTCGAAGCCTGGGCGCCCGGCCGATACGTCGCCACAACCGCATCCGGGAAAACTCTTATCGCGAAGATCCCGCCGGCGGCTGAGCCGATTAGCCTGGGCGGTCCCTGGCAGGCGCGGTTCCCAGCCAAATCCGGCGGAACGCCGCTCAGCGCCCCCATAAGGTCCGATGATAAGACGGTCGAGTTCGACGCCCTGCAATCCTGGAGCCTGTCATCCGACAACGCTGTGAAATACTTCTCCGGCACGGCCGCCTACACCAAAAACTTCACCGTCCCCGCATCCTTGATCGATCCGACGACGCCCGTCATGCTCGACCTGGGCAAGGTCAAAGCGATCACACAGGTTTTCATCAATGGCCAGGACCTCGGCATTCTCTGGAAAGCGCCCTATCGGATCGATGTCACGAGCGCCCTGAAAGTTGGAGATAACGAGATTACTGTCAAGGTGACGAACCTCTGGATCAACCGGATGATTGGCGACGAGCAGCTTCCCGAGGATAGCAGCCGCAACGGCGACGGCACATTGAAAGAGTATCCCGCATGGCTCGCCGCGAACCAGCCCAGCCCGACCGGCCGGCAGACATTCACGACGTGGCGTCTTTGGGGGAAAGACTCACCGCTCCAAGAGTCGGGTTTGATTGGGCCGGTGACGCTGTATCCGACACGAACGGCGGAGCTGAGGTAA
- a CDS encoding 50S ribosomal protein L25, translated as MNITAAKRGSLSKGERKQRLRQGRVPGVIYGKGLEPVNIEVPAKAISQILLSESGLNTVIDLTIEGDAKTHTVVVDNLLRNSISRDFEHIGLHQVKKGEKITAQVPIQLIGEPREVLTAGAMLEQMLETITVHAEPQNLPVQLDVDVSQMKLGDVLHVSDLPHNANLEFSTSDDTAIAALHYSKTAQSAEADADAAAATVADAASAAAAAAPASE; from the coding sequence ATGAATATTACGGCAGCCAAGCGCGGCAGCTTGTCCAAAGGCGAGCGAAAACAGAGGCTCCGACAGGGGCGTGTCCCCGGAGTGATTTACGGCAAGGGCCTTGAGCCGGTCAATATTGAGGTTCCCGCGAAGGCGATCTCGCAGATTCTGCTTTCGGAATCGGGCCTGAACACCGTTATCGATTTGACGATTGAAGGTGATGCAAAGACGCACACCGTTGTCGTCGACAACCTATTGCGCAATTCGATCAGCCGAGACTTCGAGCACATCGGCCTGCATCAGGTCAAAAAGGGCGAGAAGATCACGGCGCAAGTCCCGATCCAGTTGATTGGCGAACCCCGCGAAGTACTGACCGCCGGCGCGATGCTTGAGCAGATGCTGGAAACGATAACCGTACACGCGGAGCCCCAGAACCTGCCGGTACAGCTCGACGTCGATGTTTCTCAAATGAAGCTCGGCGATGTCCTGCACGTCTCGGACCTGCCGCACAACGCGAACCTGGAGTTCTCCACCTCGGACGACACCGCGATCGCCGCGCTGCATTACTCCAAGACCGCCCAGTCGGCGGAAGCTGATGCGGACGCCGCCGCCGCAACCGTGGCCGACGCCGCAAGCGCCGCAGCCGCCGCCGCGCCCGCTTCCGAATAA
- a CDS encoding O-antigen ligase family protein, with product MTQAIVVLLSLVAFLAPLLSARPDEPLWSSFFGAAAALAGLLAVLSAWRQSSALGTPASLRRARGATAALMVWALISIVARIVRQHSSTAFLAPMLRGGSIVATDLALFLTAWFVSARHRDSRYALMLALLGGAAIAAAIGVQEYAIHLRDGESSWRVFGMSTPDYLAAYMAMMLPITAALVFSAPTENRLPVLLGLVAVLELATVLTTQSRFALVSLALSFCVLGYFAYRQKKYTAAASPAAVASKGRGGAIIASVLALLVVGVLAKPVIGRLMHPQQNSGAFRVWTWKGSLHMAAANPIFGTGVGTYVYDYPKYALTGFTRLAHNGYLQIADECGVPALLLLLAIQISVIAAVVAVLLRPASPTSDGKPSRLVAALQRGDDRLVLAGLLAGLVAAMVQNLIDSDWSVFFIGSTFWLIAGVAAGVAQQESGLDNAQAPEKRLSLALAGIGAGVLALFTVTNGVGAVYSDQAKQALATGGDAETAYAAAQSWSPWDGRNLSDLAYKVYLSRQHNTSLAESTLKNALALEPSYLNYRRLGNLYKATNRTSEAITAYQEGLRQDPNSLDLILDLASISAPDIALNYYRKMQQLERGPVGTVRALGDITEERFAQANAAVADDAASHGDMAAAVADYERAAAVLEKYAAEGGQSNPQRAALSGGQPDTEREEETAQRYRHVTEALAKLSGGKSEYTADPRQFYYDVQFDSLVAAAYQSTGDTAGALQRYDAAAKRIEAAAANGHSRPSKEYSLSTLYGSLLDKITALSPPEQAPEIDSRRKKYTPMIASVFNPPA from the coding sequence ATGACTCAGGCGATCGTCGTTTTGCTCTCCCTGGTCGCCTTTCTCGCGCCCCTGCTTTCCGCTCGTCCCGACGAGCCGCTCTGGTCGTCGTTCTTTGGCGCCGCCGCCGCGCTCGCGGGGCTGCTCGCCGTGCTGAGCGCGTGGCGCCAGTCAAGCGCGCTGGGAACGCCGGCGTCGCTTCGGCGCGCGCGCGGGGCGACGGCCGCTTTGATGGTCTGGGCGCTGATCTCCATCGTGGCGCGCATCGTCAGGCAGCACAGCTCCACCGCGTTCCTCGCCCCCATGCTGCGCGGCGGCAGCATCGTCGCCACCGACCTCGCGTTGTTTCTCACGGCGTGGTTTGTTTCCGCGCGCCATCGCGACAGCCGATACGCCCTGATGCTGGCCTTGCTGGGCGGCGCCGCCATCGCCGCCGCCATCGGCGTCCAGGAATACGCCATCCACTTGCGCGACGGCGAATCCTCCTGGCGCGTTTTTGGAATGTCCACGCCGGACTACCTGGCGGCCTATATGGCGATGATGCTGCCGATAACGGCGGCGCTTGTCTTCTCCGCGCCGACGGAAAACCGTCTGCCGGTGCTCCTGGGCCTGGTCGCCGTGCTGGAGCTGGCGACGGTGCTGACCACGCAGTCGCGGTTTGCGCTGGTGTCGCTGGCGCTCTCGTTTTGCGTACTTGGATACTTCGCGTACCGTCAGAAGAAATACACGGCCGCCGCGTCGCCCGCCGCCGTCGCCTCGAAAGGCAGGGGAGGCGCGATAATCGCGTCCGTTCTGGCGCTGCTCGTGGTGGGCGTCCTCGCGAAACCGGTGATCGGGCGTCTGATGCACCCACAGCAGAATTCCGGCGCGTTCCGCGTCTGGACCTGGAAGGGCTCCCTGCATATGGCGGCCGCAAACCCGATCTTCGGGACCGGCGTCGGCACCTATGTCTATGATTATCCGAAATACGCGCTGACCGGATTTACGCGCCTTGCGCACAATGGATATTTGCAGATCGCCGACGAGTGCGGCGTTCCGGCGCTCCTGCTGCTGCTCGCCATCCAGATTTCGGTAATTGCCGCCGTCGTCGCCGTTTTGCTGCGCCCCGCATCGCCGACTTCGGATGGCAAGCCATCGCGCCTGGTCGCCGCCCTCCAGCGCGGCGACGACCGCCTGGTTCTCGCCGGGCTGCTTGCGGGGCTGGTCGCCGCGATGGTGCAGAACCTGATCGACTCCGACTGGTCCGTCTTCTTCATCGGTTCGACATTCTGGCTGATCGCCGGCGTCGCCGCTGGCGTCGCGCAGCAAGAAAGCGGCCTGGACAATGCCCAGGCCCCAGAAAAGCGGCTTTCGCTCGCACTCGCCGGTATTGGCGCTGGTGTTCTGGCCCTGTTTACCGTCACCAACGGCGTCGGCGCCGTATATAGCGATCAGGCGAAGCAGGCGCTGGCGACGGGCGGGGACGCCGAGACCGCCTACGCCGCCGCGCAAAGCTGGTCGCCCTGGGATGGCCGCAATCTCAGCGACCTCGCTTATAAAGTCTATTTGTCACGCCAGCACAACACGAGCCTCGCCGAATCGACTCTGAAGAACGCGCTTGCGCTGGAGCCGAGCTACCTGAACTATCGCCGCCTCGGCAATCTGTACAAAGCGACCAACCGCACCAGTGAGGCGATCACCGCCTATCAAGAGGGATTGAGACAGGATCCCAACTCGCTGGACCTTATTCTGGACCTCGCGTCGATCAGCGCGCCCGATATCGCGCTCAATTACTATCGAAAGATGCAGCAGCTGGAGCGTGGTCCGGTCGGCACGGTGCGGGCGCTGGGAGATATTACCGAAGAACGATTCGCGCAGGCGAACGCAGCCGTGGCGGACGACGCCGCAAGCCATGGCGATATGGCGGCGGCCGTCGCCGATTACGAGCGCGCCGCCGCCGTTCTGGAGAAGTACGCGGCGGAAGGCGGGCAAAGCAACCCGCAGCGCGCGGCTCTGAGCGGCGGACAGCCGGATACGGAACGCGAAGAAGAAACGGCGCAGCGCTATCGGCATGTGACGGAAGCGTTGGCAAAACTCTCCGGCGGCAAGAGCGAGTACACGGCCGACCCACGCCAGTTCTACTATGATGTCCAGTTTGACTCTTTAGTGGCGGCCGCTTACCAATCGACGGGCGATACGGCGGGGGCGCTCCAAAGATACGACGCGGCGGCAAAACGAATCGAGGCGGCTGCGGCGAACGGTCATTCCCGCCCCTCGAAAGAGTACTCCTTATCGACGCTGTATGGATCGCTGCTGGACAAAATCACCGCTCTCTCGCCTCCAGAACAAGCGCCTGAAATCGACTCGCGCCGCAAGAAATATACTCCAATGATCGCTTCCGTGTTTAATCCACCCGCATAA